The Perca fluviatilis chromosome 24, GENO_Pfluv_1.0, whole genome shotgun sequence genome has a window encoding:
- the si:ch211-246m6.4 gene encoding transcription factor 15: MKSAGTDGFFPSDPDDLDLDSGGGSDSSYGKSTGDGSPPRGEPEAGGGGGGGGSRAAAPRRRKRRRRSSDGDAGTAGVSKQRQAANARERDRTHSVNTAFTALRTLIPTEPADRKLSKIETLRLASSYISHLANVLLLGEACRDGQPCLGYQSERRPGAPAHALRPICTFCLSNQRKLLRDGGKHSAAV; encoded by the exons ATGAAGTCCGCAGGCACCGACGGCTTCTTCCCCTCTGATCCGGACGACCTGGACCTGGACAGCGGCGGCGGCAGCGACAGCTCCTACGGGAAGTCCACCGGCGACGGCAGCCCGCCGCGCGGAGAACCAGAggcgggggggggaggaggcGGCGGTGGTTCCCGCGCAGCAGCGCCCCGGCGGAGGAAACGGCGGAGACGCAGCAGCGACGGAGACGCGGGAACCGCAGGCGTGAGCAAACAGAGGCAGGCGGCGAACGCGCGGGAGAGAGACCGGACGCACAGTGTGAACACGGCGTTCACGGCGCTGCGCACGCTCATCCCCACCGAGCCCGCGGACCGGAAGCTCTCCAAGATCGAGACGCTGCGCCTGGCCTCCAGCTACATCTCGCACCTGGCCAACGTGCTGCTGCTGGGGGAGGCGTGCCGGGACGGACAGCCCTGCCTCGGATACCAGAGCGAGCGGCGACCCGGCGCCCCGGCGCACGCGCTGCGGCCCATCTGCACCTTCTGCCTCAGCAACCAGAGGAAACTG CTCCGAGACGGAGGGAAACACTCGGCCGCTGTGTGA
- the bzw1a gene encoding basic leucine zipper and W2 domain-containing protein 1-A, with product MSNQKQQKPTLTGQRFKTRKRDEKERFDPTQFQESIVQGLNQTGSDLEAVAKFLDASGAKLDYRRYAETLFDILVAGGMLAPGGTLSDDLTRTEFCLFTAQEDLETMQAYAQVFNKLIRRYKYLEKGFEEEIKKLLLFLKGFTESERNKLAMLTGILLANGNISASILNSLYNENLVKEGVSAAFAVKLFKSWINEKDINSVAGSLRKVGMDNRLMELFPANKRSCEHFSKYFTDAGLKELSDFARNQQSIGARKELQKELQEQMARGDPQKEIIAFTKEEMKKSNLSEQAMINIIWTSVMSCVEWNKKEELVTEQAIKHLKQYSLLLKAFTSQGLSELSLLLKIQEYCYDNIHFMKAFQKIVVLLYKADVLSEEAILKWYTDAHVAKGKSVFLEQMKKFVEWLKNAEEESESEEEETD from the exons ATGAGTAATCAAAAGCAGCAAAAGCCGACGCTAACTGGCCAGCGGTTCAAAACGAGGAAAAGAG aTGAAAAGGAGAGATTTGACCCTACTCAGTTTCAAGAAAGTATCGTACAAGGCTTGAATCAAACTGGCTCTGATTTGGAAGCGGTCGCGAAATTCCTTGATGCCTCTGGCGCCAAGCTTGACTACCGTCGCTATGCAGAGACTCTCTTTGACATCCTGGTGGCTGGCGGGATGCTGG CCCCGGGCGGGACTCTATCCGATGACTTGACCCGCACGGAGTTCTGCCTCTTCACGGCACAAGAAGACCTGGAAACAATGCAAGCATACGCTCAG GTTTTTAACAAGCTGATCAGGCGTTACAAGTACCTGGAGAAGGGTTTCGAAGAGGAGATCAAGAAG TTGCTGCTGTTTCTTAAAGGGTTCACTGAGTCTGAGCGCAACAAACTGGCCATGCTGACGGGCATCCTGCTGGCCAACGGCAACATATCAGCCTCCATCCTTAACAGCCTCTACAACGAGAACCTCGTCAAAGAGg GAGTATCTGCAGCCTTCGCTGTCAAGCTGTTCAAGTCATGGATCAATGAAAAGGACATCAACTCTGTTGCTGGCAGTCTACGCAAAGTCGGCATGGACAACAGGCTTATG GAACTCTTTCCTGCCAACAAACGGAGCTGCGAGCATTTTTCTAAGTACTTCACCGACGCTGGGCTCAAGGAGTTGTCCGACTTCGCCCGCAACCAGCAATCCATCGGCGCGCGCAAGGAGCTGCAGAAGGAGCTGCAGGAGCAGATGGCCCGTGGCGACCCTCAGAAGGAG ATTATCGCCTTCACCAAAGAGGAGATGAAGAAGTCCAACCTGTCGGAGCAGGCCATGATCAACATCATCTGGACCAGCGTGATGAGCTGCGTGGAGTGGAACAAGAAGGAAGAGCTGGTGACCGAACAAGCCATCAAACACTTGAAG CAATACAGCCTCCTGCTGAAAGCCTTCACCTCCCAGGGTCTGTCCGAGCTCAGCCTGCTGCTAAAGATCCAGGAGTACTGCTACGACAACATCCACTTCATGAAGGCCTTCCAGAAGATCGTGGTGCTCCTCTACAAAG CGGATGTTCTGAGTGAAGAGGCCATACTGAAGTGGTACACAGACGCCCACGTTGCCAAGGGGAAGAGCGTCTTCCTTGAGCAGATGAAAAAATTCGTGGAGTGGCTGAAGAATGCCGAGGaag AGTCGGAGTCGGAGGAAGAAGAGACCGACTAA